A single region of the Sulfurimonas sp. genome encodes:
- the def gene encoding peptide deformylase — protein MKLTIVEYPDRRLKEKSKAVDRFDNELHRLLDAMNEVMVKSNGIGLAAIQVGHAKQVLILNIPDENDTQPVDNLIEMINPTIVQTSGETVYQEGCLSVPSFYEDIDRHEKITVHYHDREGSVQTLSAEGLLSIAIQHEIDHLNGILFIDKLSYSRRKKFEKEYKRVQKEKKLSKA, from the coding sequence ATGAAGTTAACTATAGTAGAGTATCCTGATAGAAGGTTAAAAGAGAAATCAAAAGCAGTTGATAGGTTTGATAATGAGTTGCATAGGTTGTTGGATGCAATGAATGAAGTAATGGTCAAATCAAACGGTATAGGTCTTGCGGCAATACAAGTCGGGCATGCAAAGCAAGTCCTAATTCTAAATATTCCCGATGAAAATGATACTCAGCCGGTAGATAATTTGATAGAGATGATTAATCCGACTATTGTTCAAACAAGCGGAGAGACAGTTTATCAAGAGGGATGTTTAAGCGTACCTAGTTTTTATGAGGATATAGATAGACATGAAAAGATAACCGTTCATTATCATGATAGGGAGGGGAGTGTTCAGACTCTATCGGCGGAAGGTCTGCTAAGTATTGCTATTCAGCATGAGATAGATCATTTAAACGGGATTTTATTTATAGATAAACTCTCATACTCTCGCAGAAAAAAGTTTGAAAAAGAGTATAAAAGAGTACAAAAAGAGAAAAAGCTCTCTAAAGCCTAG
- a CDS encoding GGDEF domain-containing protein has protein sequence MSGALKSKMRHSVTDTTPTSAVRDKVVETEPESELDAYSKEVLSALMKDGLPPTPNNFSLYFDRLLEDKSQNTRNHIVSILEYEENNEDEHSIMLEQSLKQGFSSIKNILGVTANLYKNMSLMTKILEKRKQELEASSDTQGARGVAASLESDILKLSSILRTQSSSMKSMYDETAKIIKNVENETIFDNQYGVYNKRYLMTKIEQEIELISKFKHKSSLIMIELSRELRKNVNNEKAVMLMTRTIARLLLKTSRRSDIVAHYGNGIFAMLLKHTDIENAKRASERLCDLVSNSNFFLADREIQLKISIGITDITENHSVEEIIVSSMNGIEKAYENPNLDFAVLLRNI, from the coding sequence ATGTCGGGGGCTTTAAAGAGTAAAATGCGCCATAGCGTAACGGATACAACACCTACTAGTGCAGTAAGAGACAAAGTGGTTGAAACTGAGCCGGAGAGTGAGTTGGACGCTTATTCAAAAGAGGTTTTAAGTGCCTTAATGAAGGATGGTTTGCCTCCGACTCCAAATAACTTCTCTCTCTATTTTGACAGACTTTTAGAAGACAAAAGTCAAAATACCCGCAATCATATCGTATCTATTCTTGAATATGAAGAGAACAACGAAGATGAACACAGCATTATGCTTGAGCAGAGTTTGAAACAGGGCTTTTCATCGATAAAAAATATTCTCGGCGTCACTGCAAATCTATATAAAAATATGTCTCTTATGACAAAAATACTTGAGAAAAGAAAACAAGAACTTGAAGCGAGTTCCGATACTCAAGGAGCAAGAGGCGTAGCAGCATCTTTAGAGTCTGATATTTTAAAACTAAGCTCTATACTGAGAACACAGAGCAGCAGTATGAAGAGCATGTATGACGAGACTGCAAAGATTATAAAAAATGTTGAAAATGAAACTATATTTGATAATCAATACGGTGTTTACAATAAGCGATACCTGATGACCAAAATTGAGCAAGAGATAGAGCTTATAAGCAAGTTCAAGCATAAAAGTTCTCTTATCATGATTGAACTATCACGAGAACTTAGAAAAAATGTAAATAATGAAAAAGCTGTTATGTTGATGACAAGAACGATAGCAAGGCTTCTGCTTAAAACTTCCAGAAGAAGCGATATAGTCGCTCATTACGGAAACGGTATCTTTGCTATGCTTCTTAAGCATACGGATATCGAAAATGCAAAAAGAGCAAGTGAAAGACTTTGCGATTTAGTTTCAAATAGCAACTTCTTTCTGGCAGATCGTGAAATTCAGCTTAAAATCTCTATCGGAATTACGGACATCACCGAAAACCACTCCGTAGAAGAGATTATAGTGAGTTCTATGAATGGAATTGAAAAAGCTTATGAAAATCCTAATTTAGACTTTGCAGTTTTATTAAGAAATATTTAA